Proteins encoded by one window of Danaus plexippus chromosome Z, MEX_DaPlex, whole genome shotgun sequence:
- the LOC116777540 gene encoding malate dehydrogenase, mitochondrial produces MFSRTLKPAASVTFQNGFKNFSTSSQNNFKVVVAGAAGGIGQPLGLLLKQNKLVTNLALYDIAPVTPGVAADLSHMDTPARVSGHKGPEQLADAIKCADVVVIPAGVPRKPGMTRDDLFNTNASIVRDLAACIAAKAPKALIAIITNPVNSMVPIASEVLKKAGVYDPNRVFGVTTLDVVRAAAFIGEINGVDPGCVSIPVIGGHSGVTIIPVLSQCEPAVKLSDQSKIEALTKRIQEAGTEVVKAKAGGGSATLSMAYAGARLVCSLLRGLNGESNVIECAYVKSDLTEATYFANPLLLGKNGLEKNLGFGNLNGYEQGLLKAAIPELLKNIKTGEDFAKK; encoded by the exons ATGTTCTCCCGCACGCTAAAGCCTGCCGCTTCTGTGACTTTTCAGAATGGTTTCAAAAATTTCTCCACTTCATCGCAG AACAACTTCAAAGTCGTGGTTGCTGGGGCGGCTGGAGGAATCGGTCAGCCCTTAGGTCTACTGCTGAAGCAGAATAAGCTAGTCACGAATTTAGCACTATATGACATTGCCCCGGTGACCCCGGGAGTGGCTGCCGACTTGTCCCACATGGATACCCCGGCCAGGGTCAGCGGACATAAAGGACCAGAACAGCTAGCTGATGCTATCAAAT GTGCAGATGTAGTGGTAATCCCAGCTGGTGTTCCCCGCAAGCCTGGTATGACTCGTGACGACCTGTTCAACACTAATGCATCCATCGTCCGAGACCTGGCCGCTTGTATTGCAGCGAAAGCTCCAAAGGCTCTCATAGCCATCATCACCAACCCTGTCAATTCCATGGTCCCCATCGCCTCCGAAGTTTTGAAGAAG GCGGGTGTATACGACCCTAATCGTGTGTTTGGTGTGACCACTCTGGATGTAGTCCGTGCTGCGGCCTTCATCGGCGAAATCAACGGTGTGGACCCTGGGTGCGTGTCGATCCCCGTTATTGGAGGTCACTCCGGGGTCACCATCATCCCAGTACTGAGTCAGTGCGAACCTGCCGTCAAATTGTCCGACCAAAGCAAAATAGAAGCTCTCACTAAGAGGATCCAGGAAGCCGGCACTGAG GTGGTGAAGGCCAAGGCTGGTGGTGGATCAGCGACGCTGTCGATGGCATACGCTGGTGCAAGACTCGTATGCTCCCTGCTCAGGGGTCTCAAT GGAGAATCAAACGTGATTGAGTGCGCCTATGTCAAATCTGATCTGACTGAGGCCACATATTTCGCGAACCCGCTTTTACTTGGGAAGAACGGCTTGGAGAAGAATCTTGGCTTCGGTAACCTTAACGGTTACGAGCAGGGGCTCCTCAAGGCTGCCATCCCAGAACTACTGAAGAACATCAAGACCGGAGAAGATTTCGCCAAGAAGTAA